One Acutalibacter muris DNA window includes the following coding sequences:
- a CDS encoding carcinine hydrolase/isopenicillin-N N-acyltransferase family protein, with amino-acid sequence MKQKIKKLSTLVLACLLLSGCTGPDRTGNGTPQEASSMISASAAAPEDTVKPTLEVAELKNGLSAIRFEGDSGFDTFLEQGGAASDQEAAQYLTGLIKENISMGDLLFGCSTISVQNTEGGYFFGRNFDWEPCNAMIVQSAPESGYKSISTVNTDVITMSGVDLSQLPDKYQALICLYAPLDGMNEKGLAVSVNMIQDSATIAQNTGKPGLTTTTAIRLLLDKAATVDEALGLLEQYDIHASMGYMMHLAIADNAGRSVVVEYIDNEMVVVETPVVTNFYLAEGKKNGIGTSQSHERYDILMDALRNHETMNDEEVRDTLDSVSKDNFNEFEATEWSVVFDLGNLTARYYHRENYAESYTFQLD; translated from the coding sequence ATGAAGCAAAAGATAAAAAAGCTTTCCACCCTTGTGCTGGCCTGCCTGCTATTATCCGGCTGCACAGGGCCAGACAGAACGGGGAATGGCACCCCACAGGAAGCCAGTTCCATGATTTCCGCCAGTGCAGCCGCGCCGGAAGATACTGTAAAGCCCACATTGGAAGTCGCTGAATTGAAGAATGGCCTCTCCGCCATCCGCTTCGAGGGCGATTCCGGCTTTGATACGTTTTTGGAGCAGGGCGGCGCGGCCTCCGACCAGGAGGCGGCCCAATACCTGACCGGGTTGATCAAGGAGAACATCTCCATGGGCGACCTGCTGTTCGGGTGCAGCACGATTTCTGTTCAGAATACTGAGGGCGGCTACTTCTTCGGACGAAACTTTGACTGGGAGCCCTGCAATGCCATGATCGTCCAGTCCGCCCCGGAGAGCGGGTACAAATCCATCTCCACGGTCAACACAGATGTCATCACCATGAGCGGCGTGGACTTATCCCAACTTCCTGACAAGTATCAGGCGCTCATCTGCTTATATGCGCCCCTGGACGGCATGAACGAAAAGGGCCTTGCTGTGTCCGTCAACATGATCCAGGACAGCGCCACCATCGCCCAAAACACCGGCAAACCGGGCCTGACTACTACCACTGCCATCCGTTTGCTGCTGGACAAAGCTGCCACCGTGGACGAAGCCCTCGGCCTGCTGGAACAGTACGATATACACGCCTCCATGGGCTACATGATGCACCTGGCCATTGCCGACAACGCGGGCCGGAGCGTGGTGGTGGAATATATTGATAATGAGATGGTTGTCGTGGAAACGCCGGTTGTCACAAACTTTTACTTGGCAGAAGGGAAAAAGAACGGCATCGGTACAAGCCAGTCCCATGAGAGGTATGACATCTTGATGGATGCCCTTCGTAATCATGAAACTATGAATGATGAAGAAGTCCGGGACACGCTGGACAGCGTGAGCAAAGATAACTTTAACGAGTTCGAGGCCACCGAGTGGAGCGTGGTCTTTGATTTGGGGAATTTGACCGCCCGGTACTACCATCGGGAAAATTATGCAGAAAGCTATACCTTTCAGTTAGATTAG
- a CDS encoding cyclophilin-like fold protein, producing the protein MKRHIQKLVSFILILSIICGLGQTAFAAAFTDVSLSAWYAQAVEYVFENGLMSGTGGGKFSPGVPMTRAMLVTVLYRMDGSPAPAKPHGFSDVPSGAYYERAVAWAAENGIVSGIGGGRFGSESHITRQDLTVMLYRYSNFKGYDISAADSLADFSDSSRVAGYARQAIQWAVGAGIMHGDSGRLMPSGDATRAQVAVMLMQFAQNVVNAEPAPAPERNQLQITVNGQSFHGELYDNETAKAFASMLPMTLSMQELNGNEKYHYFDSSFPANPSRPSGIHTGNLMLYGNNCLVLFYEDFTTSYSYTPIGRLDNPTGLERALGSDGAQITFSSER; encoded by the coding sequence ATGAAAAGACACATTCAAAAGCTGGTCAGTTTTATTCTGATTTTATCCATAATATGTGGCTTAGGACAGACTGCCTTTGCCGCGGCTTTTACAGATGTCAGCTTGTCTGCTTGGTACGCCCAGGCGGTGGAGTATGTTTTTGAAAACGGCTTGATGTCCGGCACCGGCGGCGGTAAATTCTCCCCTGGTGTACCCATGACCCGCGCCATGCTGGTAACGGTTTTATATCGGATGGACGGCTCTCCTGCCCCGGCTAAACCCCACGGTTTCTCGGATGTACCGAGCGGCGCTTACTATGAGCGGGCCGTGGCTTGGGCGGCGGAGAACGGGATCGTCAGCGGCATAGGCGGCGGGCGGTTTGGCTCGGAAAGCCATATCACACGGCAGGACTTGACTGTGATGCTCTACCGCTACAGCAATTTCAAGGGTTATGATATCTCCGCCGCTGACAGTTTAGCTGACTTTTCAGACAGCAGCCGGGTGGCGGGATACGCACGGCAAGCCATACAGTGGGCTGTAGGCGCTGGCATTATGCACGGCGATTCCGGCAGGCTGATGCCTTCCGGGGACGCAACCCGGGCACAGGTCGCTGTCATGCTCATGCAGTTTGCACAGAACGTGGTGAATGCAGAGCCTGCACCGGCCCCAGAGCGGAATCAACTGCAAATCACTGTGAATGGTCAGAGTTTCCACGGCGAACTTTACGATAACGAAACCGCAAAAGCATTCGCCTCTATGCTGCCCATGACCCTCAGTATGCAAGAGTTAAACGGAAATGAGAAATATCACTATTTCGACTCCTCCTTCCCTGCCAATCCATCCCGGCCCTCGGGCATCCATACCGGCAACCTGATGCTTTACGGCAACAACTGCCTGGTGCTGTTCTATGAGGATTTTACTACTTCCTATAGCTACACGCCCATCGGGCGGCTGGATAACCCCACTGGGTTGGAAAGGGCTTTAGGCTCTGACGGCGCACAAATCACTTTTTCAAGCGAAAGGTAA
- a CDS encoding LysE family translocator gives MGYLFRGILIGLLFGVPAGAVGAMTAQRAYSSGLRAGLLTGLGSSVADCIYACVGAFGLSLISDFLLAHQTIINLLGGALILTMGLGLLLKKNRADTPETPNGQRIKLFLSSFAVGITNPAAILTFLFTFSWFGLGGGMAPLDGFLLVTGVFTGTYIWWTALSAGVVAIKKRMKRYSLRTIEKCFGVVLLGFSLVVFARGFLS, from the coding sequence ATGGGTTACCTGTTTCGCGGTATTTTGATCGGCCTGTTATTCGGCGTACCAGCCGGGGCTGTGGGTGCCATGACCGCCCAACGGGCGTACAGCTCCGGGCTGCGGGCCGGGCTGCTTACCGGGCTGGGCTCTTCGGTGGCAGACTGCATATACGCCTGTGTTGGAGCATTCGGGCTTTCGCTTATTTCCGACTTTCTGCTGGCACATCAGACTATTATCAACCTGCTGGGCGGGGCGCTCATCCTTACGATGGGCCTGGGGCTGTTGTTGAAGAAGAACCGCGCTGACACGCCTGAAACCCCAAATGGACAGAGGATAAAGCTGTTCCTGTCCTCCTTCGCGGTGGGCATCACCAACCCGGCGGCGATACTGACGTTCCTGTTTACGTTCTCATGGTTCGGGCTGGGCGGTGGGATGGCTCCGCTAGATGGGTTCCTGTTGGTAACCGGGGTGTTTACCGGGACGTATATCTGGTGGACAGCGCTATCTGCCGGGGTTGTCGCAATAAAAAAGCGAATGAAAAGATACAGCCTGCGGACGATAGAAAAGTGCTTTGGTGTGGTGCTGCTGGGGTTCAGTTTGGTGGTATTTGCCCGCGGTTTTTTATCTTAA
- a CDS encoding DUF3737 family protein, translating to MREIIENKTFDEERALYNSDGLLLKSCRFDGPADGESALKESRNVELENCFFNLRYPFWHDDGVKITDAEMTEMCRAAIWYSRNMEIAHSKLYGIKALRECANIKMRGCDVVSPEFGWSVHGMEMLDTTVQGEYFMMRSDNLRFDNVTLKGKYSFQYIENSEFDNCNFDTKDAFWHAKNVTVRNSTVKGEYLAWYSENITFINCKIIGTQPLCYCKGLKLIDCEMIDTDLSFEKSEVEATLTAPIVSIKNPLSGHIYVPCVDKIIRDDKDSHGEIIVQCQCHCA from the coding sequence ATGAGAGAAATCATTGAAAACAAGACATTTGACGAGGAGCGCGCCCTTTACAATTCTGACGGCTTGCTGCTGAAAAGCTGCCGTTTCGACGGTCCCGCCGATGGGGAAAGCGCCCTGAAAGAGAGCCGCAATGTGGAGTTGGAGAACTGCTTCTTCAACCTGCGCTACCCCTTCTGGCACGATGACGGTGTGAAGATCACCGATGCCGAAATGACCGAGATGTGCCGCGCCGCCATCTGGTACTCCCGGAACATGGAAATTGCCCACTCGAAGCTCTATGGCATCAAGGCCCTGCGGGAGTGTGCCAATATCAAAATGCGGGGCTGTGATGTGGTATCCCCGGAGTTCGGATGGTCTGTCCACGGCATGGAAATGCTGGACACCACCGTGCAGGGCGAATATTTCATGATGCGCTCAGACAATCTGCGGTTTGACAATGTGACGCTGAAGGGCAAATATTCCTTCCAGTACATCGAAAATTCCGAGTTCGACAACTGCAATTTTGACACCAAAGACGCTTTCTGGCACGCGAAAAACGTCACTGTCCGCAACAGCACCGTCAAGGGCGAGTACCTGGCTTGGTACAGTGAAAATATCACATTTATCAACTGCAAAATTATCGGCACCCAACCCCTTTGCTACTGTAAGGGCCTGAAACTCATTGACTGCGAGATGATCGACACAGACCTGAGCTTTGAGAAGTCTGAGGTGGAGGCCACGCTGACCGCACCCATCGTCAGCATCAAGAACCCGCTGTCAGGACACATCTATGTGCCCTGTGTGGATAAGATCATTCGGGACGATAAGGACTCCCATGGGGAGATCATCGTACAGTGCCAATGCCATTGTGCCTGA
- a CDS encoding LysR family transcriptional regulator, with protein sequence MELRVLQYFLAVTREQNILRAAESLNLSQPTLSRQIRDMEAELGKQLFIRGSRSITLTEEGMILRKRAEEIMELVKKAEDEIALAEEPVSGNITVGAGETDGLRVLVRAVQALREEWPEVHLHVVSGDKCSVIEQLDGGLLDFGVVFGDFDTSKYESIQIPCPEHYGVLMRRDDPLAEKEAIDPKELWNKPLILSRQAMCDQDTKEWLGRDQKKLNVVGTFNLLYNGSLMVEEGMGYALSFDKIVNTSGDSKLCFRPLSRQNESPMFVLWKKYQVFTKAAEKFLVKLRGMEE encoded by the coding sequence ATGGAATTGCGGGTTTTGCAATACTTTTTAGCCGTCACCCGGGAGCAGAATATCCTGCGGGCGGCGGAGTCTCTGAACCTCTCCCAGCCAACTTTATCCCGCCAGATACGGGACATGGAGGCGGAACTGGGCAAGCAGCTTTTCATCCGGGGAAGCAGGAGCATCACCCTCACGGAAGAGGGCATGATCTTACGCAAGCGAGCCGAGGAGATCATGGAACTGGTGAAAAAGGCCGAGGATGAGATCGCTTTGGCAGAGGAGCCGGTTTCCGGGAATATCACCGTAGGAGCCGGGGAGACGGACGGCCTGCGGGTGCTGGTGCGGGCGGTGCAGGCTTTGCGGGAGGAATGGCCGGAGGTGCACCTCCATGTGGTCAGCGGGGACAAGTGCTCCGTCATTGAGCAGCTGGATGGCGGGCTTCTTGACTTCGGCGTGGTATTCGGCGACTTCGACACGTCGAAATATGAATCTATCCAGATACCCTGCCCGGAGCATTACGGCGTGCTCATGCGCCGGGACGACCCCTTGGCAGAGAAGGAAGCCATCGACCCCAAAGAGCTGTGGAACAAGCCGCTTATCCTCTCCCGCCAGGCCATGTGCGACCAGGATACGAAAGAGTGGCTGGGCCGCGACCAGAAAAAGCTGAATGTGGTGGGCACGTTCAACCTGCTCTATAACGGCTCGTTGATGGTGGAGGAGGGCATGGGGTATGCGCTGTCCTTCGACAAGATCGTCAACACCAGCGGGGACAGCAAGCTGTGCTTCCGACCGCTGTCCAGGCAGAATGAGTCACCTATGTTCGTGCTGTGGAAGAAGTATCAGGTGTTTACGAAGGCGGCGGAGAAGTTTTTGGTGAAGCTGCGGGGGATGGAGGAATGA
- a CDS encoding alpha/beta hydrolase family protein — MEIMTFERDGKKIYGELYLPAGEGPFPAVIMAHGFGGHCAHNRPYAEVFAQNGIAAYIFDFIGGGNDIQSDGKATEMSVLTEAADMAVVLDGLAAMGEIDSRNIFLAGQSQGGFVASYLAGTQPDRVRGLVAIFPAYVLQDDARKRMEGRELPETEEIMGLLLGRIYAEDALSFDIYEVIKDYPGPVLLIHGTADQLVSIDYSRRAAEVFPSAELVEIEGAGHGFSGVDEERAIQLSLDFVKKSIQ; from the coding sequence ATGGAAATTATGACTTTTGAGCGTGACGGCAAGAAAATCTACGGTGAACTGTATTTGCCAGCGGGCGAAGGGCCGTTTCCTGCCGTGATCATGGCCCACGGCTTCGGCGGGCATTGTGCCCACAACCGGCCCTATGCGGAGGTCTTTGCCCAAAACGGCATTGCCGCCTACATTTTTGATTTCATCGGCGGGGGCAATGACATACAGAGCGATGGCAAGGCCACAGAGATGTCCGTGCTCACCGAGGCGGCGGACATGGCGGTGGTGCTGGACGGCCTGGCGGCTATGGGTGAGATCGACAGCCGGAATATCTTCCTAGCTGGACAAAGCCAGGGCGGCTTTGTGGCGTCCTATCTGGCTGGCACCCAGCCGGATAGGGTGCGGGGACTGGTGGCCATTTTCCCGGCCTACGTTTTGCAGGACGACGCGAGAAAGCGCATGGAGGGCCGGGAGCTGCCGGAGACCGAGGAGATCATGGGTCTGCTGCTGGGGCGTATCTATGCCGAGGACGCTCTGTCCTTTGACATCTACGAGGTGATAAAGGATTACCCCGGCCCGGTACTGCTCATCCACGGAACTGCCGACCAGCTGGTGTCCATCGACTATTCCCGCCGGGCGGCGGAGGTGTTCCCCTCGGCGGAACTGGTGGAGATTGAGGGCGCGGGGCATGGTTTTTCCGGCGTGGACGAGGAGAGGGCAATCCAGTTGTCGTTGGATTTTGTAAAAAAGAGCATACAGTAG
- a CDS encoding flavodoxin family protein: protein MKILILNGSPRPKGNTAAMVAAYADGAREAGHEVTVIDVCKKRIAGCLACEYCHTKGEGKCVQQDDMQEVYPLLEEAEMLVLASPVYYHSFTGQLQCAIHRIYALDKPKNLKKAALILSSGSNHVYCGAFYEYQQSFLNYLHLEDMGIFTAYGKENKSDEKLAELREAGRKLQ, encoded by the coding sequence ATGAAGATTTTGATACTGAACGGTAGCCCGCGGCCCAAGGGCAACACCGCGGCTATGGTTGCCGCCTACGCCGATGGTGCCCGGGAGGCAGGCCACGAGGTCACCGTCATTGACGTGTGCAAAAAGAGAATCGCCGGGTGTCTGGCTTGTGAATACTGCCACACGAAAGGCGAAGGCAAATGTGTTCAGCAGGACGATATGCAGGAGGTCTACCCCCTGCTGGAAGAAGCGGAAATGCTCGTGCTGGCCTCGCCGGTCTATTATCACAGCTTTACCGGGCAGTTACAGTGCGCTATCCACCGCATTTATGCCCTGGATAAGCCGAAAAACCTCAAAAAAGCGGCATTGATTTTAAGCTCCGGTAGCAATCATGTGTATTGCGGCGCGTTCTATGAGTACCAACAGTCCTTTCTCAACTATCTGCATTTGGAGGATATGGGCATTTTTACTGCCTACGGGAAAGAGAACAAGTCCGACGAAAAGCTGGCAGAATTGCGGGAAGCCGGACGGAAATTGCAATAA
- a CDS encoding aldo/keto reductase, which yields MEYRKLPHGNERISVIGLGGGSLPEDIDKAAEIVSAAIDNGINFFDLAPSYQPPFYAFANAFAGRRDKVLTQMHFGAVYGNGKYGWTQDLDKIKEQIAWNFKTIGTDYTDFGYLHCIDTHEDLDKALAPGGVWEYMKTLKAEGKIRHLGFSSHEPGIARRLLDTGLVDLFMFSINPAYDYQKGEYAKGEVAERLELYRDCEKEGVGITVMKPFAGGQLLDEKTSLFGRTLTHTQCLQYALDRPAVLTVLPGVRSVEDLQVALKYVDSTSEERDYSVIGEFTPKSAEGICVYCNHCQPCPKGLNVGLINKYYDLALAGDELAKGHYEKLPLHASDCVKCGHCESRCPFHVKQEARMEGIDGYFGK from the coding sequence ATGGAATACAGAAAATTGCCCCACGGAAACGAGCGAATCAGCGTCATCGGTCTGGGCGGCGGCAGTCTGCCCGAGGACATCGACAAGGCGGCGGAGATCGTCAGCGCCGCCATCGACAACGGCATCAACTTCTTTGACTTGGCCCCGTCCTACCAGCCACCGTTCTACGCATTCGCCAACGCCTTTGCCGGTCGCAGGGACAAGGTGCTGACCCAAATGCATTTCGGCGCGGTGTACGGCAATGGCAAGTACGGCTGGACGCAGGACTTGGACAAAATCAAGGAGCAGATTGCCTGGAATTTTAAGACCATCGGCACCGACTACACGGACTTCGGCTACCTGCACTGTATCGATACCCACGAGGACTTGGACAAGGCCCTGGCACCCGGCGGGGTGTGGGAGTACATGAAAACTCTGAAGGCAGAGGGCAAAATCCGCCACCTGGGCTTTTCTTCCCACGAGCCGGGGATCGCCCGCCGCCTGCTGGACACGGGCCTTGTTGACCTGTTCATGTTCAGCATCAACCCGGCCTACGACTACCAAAAAGGGGAGTATGCAAAGGGCGAAGTTGCCGAGCGGCTGGAGCTTTATCGGGACTGCGAGAAAGAGGGCGTGGGCATCACCGTCATGAAGCCTTTTGCCGGGGGCCAACTGCTGGACGAGAAAACGTCACTCTTTGGGCGGACGCTTACCCATACCCAGTGCCTCCAGTACGCCCTTGACCGGCCCGCCGTGCTGACAGTGCTGCCCGGCGTGCGCAGCGTGGAGGATTTGCAGGTGGCGCTGAAGTATGTTGATTCTACCTCCGAAGAGCGGGATTACTCCGTCATCGGTGAGTTCACGCCCAAGAGTGCCGAGGGTATCTGCGTCTACTGCAACCACTGCCAGCCCTGTCCCAAGGGCTTGAATGTGGGGCTTATCAACAAATATTACGACCTGGCTCTGGCTGGTGACGAGCTGGCAAAGGGCCACTATGAGAAGCTGCCCCTCCATGCCAGCGACTGCGTAAAGTGCGGACACTGTGAGAGCCGGTGCCCCTTCCATGTGAAGCAGGAGGCGAGGATGGAGGGAATTGACGGATATTTTGGGAAATAA